In Cyclopterus lumpus isolate fCycLum1 chromosome 17, fCycLum1.pri, whole genome shotgun sequence, a genomic segment contains:
- the irf4a gene encoding interferon regulatory factor 4a, with the protein MIDEMNLDEDSGLPVSCGNGKLRQWLIDQIDSSLYPGLVWENDGKSIFRIPWKHAGKQDYNRDEDAALFKAWAMFKGKYKEGVDKLDPPTWKTRLRCALNKSNDFDELVERSQLDISDPYKVYRIIPEAAKRGMKTSMEETTSHVNSLGYIPPYTSSHDQVSGYMVSQERRDWRDYSPTEQQPVPPPHQHGPHAELQYGQLHYPSPFSRAWPGAHTENGFQLSFHTYFSESQPPVYSINQNNGITDLSLHVSLYYRESLVKEVTTTSPEGCRITSHSSSSPSSSSSSSPCLEDKLHSGAEIILFPFPYPESQRQGAEMLPNVLERGVLLWMTPDGLYAKRLCQGRVYWEGPLAPHMDKPNKLEKEQPCKLFDTQQFLIELQEFAHNGRHLPRHQVVLCFGDEYPDPQRTRKMITAQVEPVFARKLVYYYQQNNGHYLRALDHIQEQNTSTTSDYPSQRPLQHIQE; encoded by the exons ATGATTGACG AGATGAACCTTGATGAGGACAGTGGGCTGCCAGTCAGCTGTGGCAATGGAAAATTGAGACAGTGGCTGATAGATCAGATTGACAGCAGTCTATATCCCGGCCTGGTTTGGGAAAATGATGGAAAGAGCATCTTTAGGATTCCGTGGAAACATGCAGGAAAACAAGACTATAACAGAGACGAGGATGCGGCGCTCTTCAAG GCATGGGCAATGTTTAAGGGGAAATATAAGGAGGGAGTGGACAAGCTGGATCCCCCCACATGGAAAACCAGACTGCGCTGTGCTCTTAATAAAAGCAATGATTTTGATGAGTTAGTGGAAAGAAGCCAACTGGACATCTCAGACCCCTATAAAGTCTACAGAATCATTCCAGAAGCTGCCAAAAGAG GAATGAAGACAAGTATGGAGGAGACAACATCACATGTAAATTCCCTCGGCTATATTCCTCCATATACGTCTTCACATGACCAG GTATCAGGCTATATGGTTTCTCAGGAGAGAAGGGACTGGAGAGATTACTCACCCACAGAACAGCAACCTGTTCCTCCTCCACATCAGCACGGGCCCCATGCAGAGCTGCAGTACGGTCAGCTCCACTATCCGTCACCGTTCAGCCGGGCTTGGCCCGGggcacacacagaaaatg GTTTTCAGCTCTCCTTCCACACCTACTTTTCAGAGTCCCAACCACCTGTGTATTCAATCAACCAAAACAATGGCATAACAG ATTTGAGCTTGCATGTGTCCCTATACTACAGAGAGTCATTGGTGAAGGAGGTCACCACCACCAGCCCAGAAGGTTGTCGGATCACTtctcattcctcctcctctccatcctcttcttcctcctcttccccatgCCTAGAGGACAAGCTTCACAGCGGTGCAGAAATCATCCTTTTTCCATTCCCGTACCCTGAGTCTCAGAGGCAGGGTGCTGAGATGCTTCCTAATGTACTGGAGAGGGGGGTGCTGCTGTGGATGACACCTGATGGGTTGTATGCTAAGCGCCTCTGCCAGGGACGGGTTTACTGGGAAGGACCTCTGGCTCCTCATATGGATAAACCCAACAagctggagaaggagcagcCATGCAAACTGTTTGACACCCAGCAATTCCTGATTG AGCTCCAAGAGTTTGCCCATAATGGCCGACATTTACCGAGGCACCAGGTGGTGCTGTGTTTTGGAGACGAGTACCCCGACCCACAGCGCACGAGGAAGATGATCACAGCACAG GTGGAGCCAGTGTTTGCCAGAAAACTGGTGTACTATTACCAGCAGAACAATGGCCACTACCTGCGGGCTCTTGATCACATCCAGGAACAGAACACATCGACAACAAGCGACTATCCTTCCCAGAGACCGCTACAGCATATTCAGGAGTGa
- the dusp22b gene encoding dual specificity protein phosphatase 22-B: MGNGINKVLPDLYLGNFKDAKDREQLAKNNITHILSIHDSAAPILQEMTYLCISAADLPTQNLTQHFKQSIMFMHESRLKGEGCLVHCLAGVSRSVTLVVAYIMTVTGLGWQEALAAVRVVRPCAGPNLGFQRQLQEFEATHADQFREWLQKEYKDNSFSDEADLRDLLARTSKVNGEGVDKQAATPPGGI, encoded by the exons ATGGGGAATGGCATCAATAAG GTCCTCCCTGACTTGTACTTGGGGAATTTCAAAG ATGCCAAAGACCGAGAACAATTAGCCAaaaacaacatcacacacatccTGTCCATTCATGACAGTGCTGCTCCCATACTCCAG GAGATGACCTATCTCTGCATTTCAGCAGCTGACCTGCCCACACAGAACCT GACTCAGCACTTTAAACAAAGTATAATGTTCATGCACGAGTCCCGCCTGAAAGGAGAAGGCTGCCTTGTTCACTG TTTGGCAGGTGTGTCCCGCAGTGTCACCCTGGTGGTGGCTTACATCATGACGGTGACGGGACTGGGCTGGCAGGAGGCGCTGGCTGCAGTGAGGGTGGTCCGGCCCTGTGCTGGCCCCAACCTGGGCTTCCAACGCCAACTCCAGGAGTTTGAGGCCACTCACGCTGACCAG TTCAGAGAATGGCTACAGAAGGAATATAAGGACAACTCCTTCAGTGATGAGGCTGATCTACGTGACTTGCTTGCCAGGACGTCTAAAGTCAATGGTGAGGGGGTGGATAAACAGGCCGCTACCCCACCTGGAGGCATCTGA